A genomic segment from Cutaneotrichosporon cavernicola HIS019 DNA, chromosome: 7b encodes:
- the HQD2 gene encoding uncharacterized protein (Catechol dioxygenase N terminus), with protein sequence MSNPDYAAYTKTVIDSIGPGASPRAKVVFPILIKHLHAFMVEADISTEELLAACDMLVGAGKVSDERRNEVLLVSDTLGCESLCDTLDSARAARAADKAAAGGADPDSPEAIGCSAIIGPFYRTGVPEQPNGTSIIRHPEPNAPYTFMHGTIFGSDGKPLPDALVDIWHDAPDGLYDAQTPEKPEYHCRGRFRTDKDGKWSAIILKPTPYPIPYDHQAGDMLKLMDRHPFRPAHVHLWIHHPKHRSFVTQIFNSDSEYLKDDAVFAVKDNLIVEYKPISKDYKQPHGIDGEVIYELKQDFRLPAAV encoded by the exons ATGTCCAATCCAGACTACGCCGCCTACACCAAGACTGT TATCGACTCGATTGGCCCTGGTGCCAGCCCGCGGGCCAAGGTCGTGTTCCCGATCCTCATCAAGCACTTGCACGCGTTCATGGTCGAGGCTGACATCTCGACCGAGGAGCTTCTGGCCGCATGCGACATGCTCGTTGGTGCCGGCAAGGTATCTGATGAGCGCCGCAACGAAGTGTTGCTGGTGAGCGACACGCTCGGATGCGAGAGTCTGTGCGATACCCTCGACTCTGCTCGTGCTGCCAGGGctgccgacaaggccgcGGCCGGCGGGGCGGACCCGGACAGCCCCGAGGCCATTGGCTGCTCAGCCATCATTGGCCCCTTCTACCGCACCGGCGTCCCCGAGCAGCCGAACGGTACCTCAATCATCCGCCACCCCGAGCCCAACGCTCCCTATACCTTTATGCACGGCACGATCTTTGGTTCGGACGGCAAGCCGCTGCCTGACGCGTTGGTCGACATCTGGCACGACGCCCCCGATGGACTGTACGACGCCCAGACGCCCGAAAAGCCCGAGTATCACTGCCGAGGTCGCTTCCGCAccgacaaggacggcaagtgGAGCGCCATCATCCTCAAGCCCACACCTTACCCCATCCCTTACGACCACCAGGCTGGCGACATGCTCAAGTTGATGGACCGCCACCCGTTCCGCCCCGCACACGTCCACCTTTGGATCCACCACCCCAAGCACCGCTCGTTTGTCACCCAAATATTCAACTCGGACTCCGAGTacctcaaggacgacgccgtGTTCGCCGTCAAAGACAACCTCATTGTCGAGTACAAGCCCATCTCAAAGGACTACAAGCAGCCCCACGGAatcgacggcgaggtcatCTACGAGCTCAAGCAGGACTTCCGCCTCCCGGCCGCTGTCTAA
- a CDS encoding uncharacterized protein (carbohydrate-binding module family 13 protein), with protein sequence MLTLPLAITCLASLVAATADEGRLLTRAEMKRILWRYGADRKTLVTCGGGPYVGARNGDKLTLATEYLRYCNPTWGVFGDHITSVGSPERCIDATLSPGNGVQPHMWECYNVPQQKWRYHSDGTVRLDGRNLCLDVTDGDATKKVQMWTCSAGNRNQQWDLA encoded by the exons atGCTCACTCTCCCTCTCGCAATCACTTGCCTCGCTTCCCTCGTGGCCGCCACGGCAGACGAAGgccgcctcctcacccGCGCGGAGATGAAGCGTATCCTCTGGCGCTACGGTGCCGACCGCAAGACACTCGTGACCTGCGGCGGAGGGCCCTACGTCGGTGCGCGGAATGGCGACAAGCTTACTCT cgccACAGAGTACCTCCGCTACTGCAATCCCACGTGGGGTGTGTTCGGCGACCACATCACCTCGGTGGGTTCGCCTGAGCGCTGTATCGACGCGACGCTCAGCCCGGGGAATGGCGTGCAGCCGCATATGTGGGAATGCTACAATGTGCCGCAGCAGAAGTGGCGGTACCACTCTGACGGCACGGTGCGTCTCGATGGCCGCAACCTCTGTCTGGACGTGAcggacggcgacgcgacCAAGAAGGTGCAGATGTGGACGTGCAGTGCTGGCAACCGGAACCAGCAGTGGGACCT TGCGTAG
- a CDS encoding uncharacterized protein (Regulatory subunit of the condensin complex, a complex required for conversion of interphase chromatin into mitotic-like condense chromosomes): MPTPISPSTPLRRKKASFDDSPLRPRQMNRLNDDVAERAARRKSAHFAADVGKENGGSAAASPRSRVVSAQARRKRLSAVAPIAPISMEVMNTNFEEWMKLATDNKITATNTWNFALIDYFHDLTLLRNTDDQSINFQKASCTLDGCVKIWTSRVDSVATETGKLLSGLAGGGDPDDENEEGEGEEGDGPAKGTRKTARSEATLAKSFAALQVKKFDLEFTVDPLFKKTKEDFDEGGAGGLLMNHLGIDGNGRVVFDAGDAVVEDDEDEDEMEDTFVDVSALREFIPTAERAEGLTISETLGAFRFASNPEDMPDLATLTGLNSFGDEREDSAPLEEVGETGNVHDFFGDEDYDAPAGYDGDNDDGEPLDLEDVSAPSAPQGRQDLFMTLVDGDDDAGMFDYFDRGMSKGWAGAEHWKLRKVARKDPVPATATKEKKATKEPFKIDFGADGEMSTKELFVRGARSTIALPARKTKKRARDEFLLPEDMHFSSRQLLRLFLKPKFALRRRATPSASQDGEIDENFWAAAAAPDVIDDDDAPAPFESQFFHDDADDDAVDLALDPAFGEDGEDDLRPGGEALRRARPDNVHYAKKAKRVDVKRLKDDIWDGLKSLVEPTPLLMADEGTESEPEAALATPVKRFDTVIQSLRGSYPKDKMSEISTSFCFICLLHLANEEGLTIESARSDGNEGVDIGLRGYADEEGQPGGMVEMEKSERVVGELQALKVFKDPTAGRAA; the protein is encoded by the exons ATGCCAACTCCCATATCCCCCTCGACACCACTACGGCGCAAGAAGGCATCCTTCGACGATTCGCCACTACGACCGCGCCAGATGAACCGCCTCAATGACGACGTGGctgagcgcgccgcgcggcgcaaGAGTGCGCATTTTGCCGCTGATGTTGGCAAGGAGAATGGGGGATCGGCAGCCGCTTCACCCCGCTCGCGTGTGGTATCGGCACAGGCGCGCAGAAAGCGTCTTTCAGCCGTCGCACCGATCGCGCCGATATCGATGGAGGTCATGAATACCAACTTTGAGGAGTGGATGAAGCTCGCCACGGATAACAAGATCACAGCGACGAATACGTGGAACTTTGCGCTCATTGATTATTTCCACGATCTTACGTTGTTGCGCAACACGGACGACCAGAGCATCAACTTCCAGAAAGCGAGCTGTACGCTTGATGGGTGTGTCAAGATCTGGACTAGTCGCGTGGATAGCGTCGCAACCGAGACGGGTAAACTGCTCTCTGGCCtcgctggcggcggcgatcccgacgacgagaatgaagagggagagggtgaAGAGGGAGATGGACCAGCCAAGGGGACACGGAAG ACGGCCCGTTCCGAAGCTACGCTCGCCAAGAGCTTCGCTGCGCTACAGGTCAAGAAGTTTGACCTAGAGTTCACGGTCGACCCGCTCTTCAAGAAGACCAAGGAAGACtttgacgagggcggcgcaggcggctTGCTCATGAACCACCTCGGCATTGACGGCAATGGCCGCGTGGTGTTTGATGCTGGCGACGcagtcgtcgaggatgatgaggacgaggatgagatgGAAGACACTTTTGTTGACGTGAGCGCGTTACGCGAGTTCATCCCGACTGCCGAGCGGGCGGAGGGCCTCACGATTAGCGAGACGCTCGGCGCGTTCCGTTTCGCCTCAAACCCGGAGGACATGCCCGACCTTGCCACGCTTACCGGCCTCAATTCctttggcgacgagcgcgaggactCGGCCCCAttggaggaggtgggcgagACTGGCAATGTGCATGACTTCTTCGGGGACGAGGATTACGACGCCCCGGCAGGTTACGACGGAGACAATGACGACGGCGAACCTTTGGACCTGGAGGATGTGTCCGCACCGTCAGCGCCACAGGGAAGACAGGACCTGTTCATGACGTTGgtggacggcgacgacgacgccggcATGTTCGACTACTTTGATCGCGGCATGTCCAAGGGCTGGGCGGGCGCCGAGCACTGGAAGTTGCGCAAGGTGGCACGGAAAG ATCCTGTTcccgcgacggcgacaaaggagaagaaggcgacCAAGGAGCCCTTTAAGATTGACTTTGGGGCTGACGGCGAGATGAGCACCAAGGAGCTCTTCGTTCGCGGCGCACGGAGCACCAtcgccctccccgcccGCAAGACTAAGAAgcgggcgcgcgacgagttcctcctccccgagGACATGCACTTCTCGAGCCGTCAGCTCCTTCGTCTCTTCCTCAAGCCCAAGTTTGCactgcggcggcgcgctaCCCCGTCTGCTTCTCAAGATGGCGAGATTGACGAGAACTtctgggcggcggctgcggcaCCAGATGTGAtagacgacgacgacgcgccggcgccgtTTGAGAGCCAGTTCTTCCACGACGACGCAGACGACGATGCTGTTGACCTGGCATTAGATCCAGCCTttggcgaggatggagaggacGACTTGCGAccgggcggcgaggctCTGCGACGCGCAAGGCCGGATAACGTTCATTACGCCAAGAAGGCtaagcgcgtcgacgtcaagcgCCTCAAAGACGATATCTGGGACGGACTCAAGTCTCTCGTTGAGCCCACTCCGCTATTGATGGCCGATGAAGGAACGGAGAGCGAGCCCGAAGCGGCCCTTGCCACCCCTGTCAAGAGATTCGACACAGTCATTCAGAGCCTGCGCGGAAGTTATCCAAAGGACAAGATGAGCGAGATCTCGACAAGTTTCTGCTTCATCTGCCTGCTCCACCTGGccaacgaggagggcctGACAATCgagagcgcgcgctcgGACGGGAATGAGGGCGTTGACATTGGCTTGAGGGGctacgccgacgaggaggggcaGCCGGGTGGAAtggtcgagatggagaagagcgaacgtgtcgtcggcgagctgcaggcgctcaaggtgTTCAAG GACCCAACAGCTGGCCGCGCGGCGTAA
- a CDS encoding uncharacterized protein (FAD linked oxidases, C-terminal domain) has product MTPLTLPPGISKDTFAAYVAAARGVVGNDNVEVITGPDQFTKDDYMDPAKEHDMYPVLDKDYFVSSAVVAPRNVAEVQALMRISNEFKVPVWPFSIGRNIGYGGPAPRVPGSVGIDMGRHMNRVLEVNEADAYCLLEPGVTFQSLYDHLVSKGLEDKLWIDVPDLGGGSVIGNTIERGVGYSPYGDHFMMHCGMEIVLPNGELVRTGMGALPEPGATGAPDQQSPNRCWQLFNYGFGPYHDGIFSQSNYGIVTKMGMWLMPNPGGYQAYSITFEREDDLPAIVETIRQLRITMVIQNAATIRSLLMDAAVLGDKESFCPGVTRPLNDDELDGIQTKLGLGRWIFYGALYGPEPIRNALWGAIHGSFSQIPGAKFHLHEDGKPTPGVLDIRAKTMRGIPTYDELKWVDWVPNGAHFFFSPIAEVRGEAATRQFQITKRRLVEAGFDVIVDFIIGMREMHHIVCVVYDRTKPEERARALAVVRTLIDECAANGWGEYRTHLALMDQIASTYSFNDHALMKLSESIKDTLDPNGILAPGKNGVWPATYDKEKWRLQAGSQVTRQSIPKHPGPSPRL; this is encoded by the exons ATGACgcccctcaccctcccaccgGGCATCAGCAAGGACACGTTCGCGGCATacgtcgcggcggcccgcggcgtcgtcggtaacgacaatgtcgaggtTATCACCGGTCCCGACCAGTTCACAAAGGACGATTACATGGACCCGGCCAAGGAACACGACATGTATCCGGTGCTAGACAAGGATTACTTTgtgtcctcggccgtggTAGCGCCCCGCAACGTCGCAGAGGTACAGGCCCTAATGCGGATCAGCAACGAGTTCAAAGTCCCCGTGTGGCCCTTCTCCATCGGCCGGAATATTGGATATGGCGGGCCTGCACCACGCGTCCCAGGATCGGTGGGCATCGATATGGGCAGACACATGAACCGCGTGCTAGAGGTTaacgaggcggacgcgtACTGCCTCCTCGAACCCGGTGTCACGTTCCAGAGCCTGTATGACCACCTGGTATccaagggcctcgaggacaagctgTGGATCGACGTTCCGGACCTTGGCG GCGGGAGTGTGATTGGGAACACGATCGAGCGAGGGGTGGGATACTCGCCGTACGGGGACCACTTTATGATGCACTGCGGGATGGAGATTGTCTTGCCCaacggcgagctcgtgcgGACTGGCATGGGCGCGCTCCCCGAGCCCGGGGCAACCGGCGCGCCGGACCAGCAGAGCCCCAACCGTTGCTGGCAACTGTTCAACTACGGCTTTGGGCCGTACCATGACGGTATCTTCTCACAGAGCAACTATGGCATTGTCACCAAGA tggGAATGTGGCTGATGCCCAATCCGGGTGGGTACCAGGCGTACTCGATCACGtttgagcgcgaggacgacctgcCCGCTATTGTCGAGACGATCCGCCAGCTCCGCATCACCATGGTCATCCAGAACGCCGCGACGATCCGCAGTCTTCTCATGGACGCTGCGGTGTTGGGGGACAAAGAGTCGTTCTGTCCCGGCGTCACGCGGCCGTTAAACGACGATGAACTGGATGGGATTCAGACAAAGTTGGGTCTTGGGCGCTGGATCTTCTACGGCGCGCTATACGGTCCTGAGCCGATCCGCAATGCTCTCTGGGGCGCCATCCACGGTTCATTCTCCCAAATCCCCGGAGCCAAATTCCATCTCCACGAAGATGGAAAGCCGACCCCAGGCGTATTGGATATTCGGGCAAAGACGATGCGGGGTATACCGACGTACGACGAACTCAAGTGGGTCGACTGGGTGCCGAACGGAGCGCAtttcttcttctcgccaATTGCCGAGGTTCGTGGCGAAGCAGCCACCCGCCAATTCCAAATCACAAAGCGccggctcgtcgaggcgggctTCGATGTCATTGTCGACTTCATCATCGGCATGCGCGAGATGCACCACATCGTATGTGTGGTGTATGACCGTACCAAGCCCGAGGAACGGGCGCGAGCGTTAGCGGTCGTCCGGACACTTATTGATGAGTGTGCGGCGAATGGTTGGGGAGAGTACCGTACCCACCTCGCACTCATGGACCAGATTGCGTCGACGTACTCGTTCAACGACCATGCGCTTATGAAACTCTCGGAGAGCATCAAGGATACGCTGGACCCGAATGGGATCCTCGCCCCGGGCAAGAATGGCGTTTGGCCGGCAACTTACGATAAGGAAAAGTGGCGGCTACAGGCTGGGTCGCAGGTTACAAGGCAGAGTATTCCAAAGCATCCCGGCCCGAGTCCCAGGTTGTAA
- a CDS encoding uncharacterized protein (Enoyl-(Acyl carrier protein) reductase): MSLSGKVAIVTGGASGIGLGIVQAFLAADIKGITVVDRQSALALASDDRVLSICGDVSVEGTAEEYTAATIEKWGQVDIVVLNAGIEGNWHMLHETPMAEYDQVMAVNARGVFIGLKHGLKAFLASPSGGRGCSAIVISSVAGLQGVPLISPYTASKFAVRGMACIASQEYGKFGIRVNAICPGFIETPFSMKHPELLDAMKEKASLQRLGSPKHIADAAVFLASDAGEFCTGSTLKVDGGITNWC; this comes from the exons ATGTCCCTCTCAGGCAAAGTCGCTATTGTGACG GGTGGAGCATCTGGCATTGGTCTGGGGATTGTCCaagccttcctcgccgccgacatcAAGGGCATAACAGTCGTGGACCGCCAGTccgccctcgcgctcgcctcCGACGACAGGGTATTGTCTATCTGCGGCGACGTCTCTGTCGAAGGCACCGCCGAGGAATACACGGCCGCAACAATCGAGAAGTGGGGCCAAGTCGATatcgtcgtcctcaacgCTGGGATCGAAGGAAACTGGCACATGCTGCACGAAACGCCTATGGCAGAGTACGACCAAGTCATGGCCGTCAACGCTCGCGGGG TCTTCATCGGACTCAAACATGGATTGAAGGCGTTCCTCGCCTCCCCAAGTGGCGGGAGGGGATGTTCGGCCATTGTCATCTCGTCCGTTGCGGGATTACAAGGCGTGCCCCTCATCAGTCCTTATACTGCGTCCAAGTTTGCCGTGCGTGGAATGGCGTGCATCGCGTCTCAAGAATATGGCAAGTTTGGGATCCGGGTAAACGCCATCTGTCCCGGATTTATCGAGACGCCATTCTCGATGAAACATCCCGAATTGTTGGATGCTATGAAGGAAAAAGCTAGCCTCCAGCGACTGGGAAGTCCGAAACATATCGCCGACGCAGCCGTCTTCCTCGCTAGCGACGCGGGCGAGTTCTGTACCGGCTCGACGCTCAAGGTTGATGGCGGGATCACGAATTGGTGCTAA
- a CDS encoding uncharacterized protein (Phenol hydroxylase, C-terminal dimerisation domain): MARKIESNCDVLIIGAGPAGLMAARTLAEFVGQDPNLKVRIIDKRSTKVFTGQADGLQPRTLECLKNLGMGQIYEAANDMTTINLYNPDENGMIHRTDRFPDTIPGVSRYNQCVLHQGMIERHFLDSIHEVSNGRINVERPILPESIEVDESKADDPDAYPVTVKLRYLAEDEAEPLQFGHKVSNGLFRTTLTTAEDDDAEYRLPEGTEAGLLETVHAKYVIGCDGGRSWVRRNLGLNMVGEQTDYIWGVVDIVPETDFPDVRARCAIHSAESGSVMIIPREDKLVRFYIQMQERADQGGRVDRSQFTPEKIVDSARKIMAPYYLNYSRMDWFTAYHIGQRVADKYSVAERAFIAGDACHTHSPKAGQGMNASMMDTWNLGWKLGMVLTKRAKRSLLKTYESERQPFAQALIDFDHKFSRLFSGKPAKDVLDGSCVSMDEFKEAFIRNGLFTSGTAVDYDESIIVAKTGKNGNKVASHSDLAKNIAVGCRFKSEQVCRHSEGLAMQLGDLLYMNGSFRVLLFAGNAANPAQMDRIERFAAYLDSSESFVSRLTPSDCKRDGLFEVITIHSNTREEIDMQDFPAPALYPPFDYDKIYADCETYHRGHGHAYDKYGIDPKHGAIVVVRPDGYVGMVCDLEDTAELETYFSEFMAVPAKPLGAQAEKDWTFTAKAKAERRKRVLSSSPAQPRASNKASFVHVETVPVGQTV, encoded by the exons ATGGCTAGGAAGATCGAGTCCAACTGCGAC GTCCTCATCATCGGTGCCGGGCCGGCGGGCCTCATGGCCGCGCGTACCCTCGCCGAGTTTGTGGGCCAGGACCCCAACCTCAAAGTCCGCATCATCGACAAGCGCTCGACCAAGGTCTTCACCGGTCAGGCCGACGGGTTGCAGCCTCGCACACTCGAGTGCCTCAAGAACCTCGGCATGGGCCAGATCTACGAGGCCGCCAACGACATGACTACCATCAACCTCTACAACCCTGACGAGAACGGCATGATCCATCGTACCGATCGCTTCCCGGACACGATCCCGGGTGTGTCGCGTTATAACCAGTGTGTTCTGCACCAGGGTATGATTGAGCGACACTTCCTCGACTCTATTCATGAGGTTTCCAACGGCCGTATCAACGTCGAACGCCCTATCCTGCCCGAGTCaatcgaggtcgacgagagcAAGGCTGACGACCCCGACGCATACCCCGTCACCGTCAAGCTTCGctacctcgccgaggacgaggctgagCCGTTGCAGTTTGGCCACAAGGTCAGCAACGGTCTGTTCCGAACCACCCTTACCACCGCTGAGGATGACGATGCCGAGTACCGGTTGCCAGAGGGCACTGAAGCTGGCCTCCTTGAGACTGTGCACGCAAAGTACGTGATTGGGTGCGACGGTGGCCGTTCGTGGGTCCGCCGCAACCTCGGCTTGAACATGGTCGGCGAACAGACCGACTACATCTGGGGCGTGGTCGACATTGTCCCCGAGACCGACTTCCCTGACGTGCGTGCGCGCTGTGCCATCCACTCTGCTGAGAGCGGCTCCGTCATGATCATCCCCCGTGAGGACAAGCTTGTCCGTTTCTACATCCAGATGCAGGAGCGTGCGGACCAGGGTGGTCGTGTCGACCGCTCACAGTTCACGCCCGAGAAGATTGTCGACTCGGCTCGCAAGATCATGGCGCCATACTATCTCAACTACTCGCGCATGGACTGGTTCACAGCGTACCACATCGGTCAGCGTGTTGCCGACAAGTACAGTGTCGCCGAGCGTGCCTTTATTGCCGGTGACGCCTGCCACACTCACTCCCCCAAGGCCGGTCAAGGCATGAACGCTTCGATGATGGACACATGGAACCTCGGGTGGAAGCTCGGTATGGTCCTCAccaagcgcgccaagcgcTCGCTCCTCAAAACATACGAGTCGGAGCGCCAACCCTTCGCTCAGGCCCTTATCGACTTTGACCACAAGTTCTCCCGTCTCTTCTCGGGCAAGCCTGCCAAGGACGTGCTTGACGGCTCGTGCGTCTCCATGGACGAGTTCAAGGAGGCGTTCATAAGGAACGGCCTCTTCACCTCGGGTACGGCTGTCGACTATGACGAGAGTATCATCGTTGCCAAGACGGGCAAGAATGGCAACAAGGTTGCCAGCCACTCGGACCTCGCCAAGAACATCGCCGTCGGCTGTCGCTTCAAGTCGGAGCAGGTCTGCCGCCACTCCGAGGGCCTGGCCATGCAGCTCGGTGACCTCCTGTACATGAATGGCTCTTTCCGTGTTCTCCTCTTTGCGGGTAACGCCGCCAACCCAGCCCAGATGGACCGTATCGAGCGCTTCGCTGCTTACCTCGATTCGTCCGAGTCGTTCGTTTCGCGCCTCACCCCTTCAGACTGCAAGCGTGACGGTCTGTTCGAGGTCATCACCATCCACTCGAACACCCGCGAGGAAATCGACATGCAGGATTTCCCGGCTCCCGCCCTCTACCCGCCCTTTGACTACGACAAGATCTACGCCGACTGCGAGACCTACCACCGCGGCCACGGGCACGCATACGACAAGTACGGCATCGATCCTAAGCACGGTGCCATCGTTGTTGTCCGCCCTGACGGATACGTCGGCATGGTCTGCGACCTTGAGGAcacggccgagctcgagacgTACTTTTCCGAGTTCATGGCTGTTCCCGCCAAGCCTCTTGGTGCCCAGGCGGAGAAGGACTGGACGTTCAcagccaaggccaaggccgagcgccgGAAGAGGGTCCTCTCTTCCAGCCCCGCCCAGCCTCGGGCCAGCAACAAGGCTTCGTTCGTCCACGTCGAGACCGTGCCGGTCGGCCAAACTGTCTAA
- the EXO70 gene encoding uncharacterized protein (Exo70 exocyst complex subunit), which translates to MPAPDGSIAVDEETDLTLLTQHLVKTNSLSQRMTGILFQLDGRLSRLDKSIAPLGIRQMTRQQANIDAVLEALAPGSSIPPLSPAISVTAPLRPPVERGGSTNTVNSERILAIPSASALTTSPARPSPSLPSTSPQSPPVSVMDRTRAVPRTDIVPRWQESTTPPAAVRDDPLATGNERAVIARGPDIMSLKEYFGALKAVIGDLEPMYQGLQEGRGGTREQKVAELSALLEDGFSRLVELLISRVKETMPRPFDPEHLIASAPQPVTTYYSGLSSVKALSTGLVALVEPAQPTPRATEIFTPMLGRAINALGDIRGDWLRRSLAPLAHQVEEAPATWNGLDGDKVRLAVRLWDAYLVACDAEVEVARTMLPGAAGERLVDVTIPHGAALLSSTMGSVISSFKRNLSDSTLILLNIYDGLSSLAPRYDAGIARILSEDVPEVRTALRSQLAAMRALALRSFPERLADIRAPPRSPPSSTQIDDTTHVTLTYLEQLPVFGSLAETLLRSTGHGERAWLMGGAAPSGATNAQEEGGIVNLYAADVLGTLIGALEGRAKGMRKPVGAAYLLNNLSHIRNTTSSFNADIIGPAAEDMLNKHFREAKNSYLSEWALLVQLLSHTAEKRFNVGSADKQSTKEAAASFFDRLAELEMVCRQHPLSRQDPELRERMGNEVADFVRQGYTGFWTKAHSKGYDKYLRQTPDELSRRVQNVFR; encoded by the exons ATGCCCGCGCCAGACGGCTCAatcgccgtcgacgaggaaaCAGACTTGACGCTGCTCACGCAGCACCTAGTCAAGACCAACAGCTTAAGCCAGCGCATGACCGGTATCCTCTTCCAATTAGACGGCCGCCTCTCCCGTCTCGACAAGAGCATCGCGCCGCTCGGAATCCGCCAGATGACCCGCCAACAGGCCAACATTGACGCCGTTCTCGAAGCCCTTGCCCCCGGTTCCTCTATTCCGCCGCTCTCACCAGCCATATCAGTCACGGCACCCCTACGACCGCccgtcgagcgcggcggtTCAACCAACACTGTGAACAGCGagcgcatcctcgccatcccATCCGCCTCCGCTCTAACCACCTCCCCAGCCCGgccctcaccttccctcccatccaccaGTCCCCAGTCGCCGCCAGTCTCGGTCATGGACCGCACCCGCGCCGTGCCCCGAACCGACATCGTCCCTAGATGGCAGGAGAGTACCACTCCGCCTGCAGCCGTACGTGATGACCCGCTCGCTACCGGAAACGAGCGGGCAGTTATTGCGCGCGGGCCAGATATAATGAGTCTCAAGGAGTATTTTGGtgcgctcaaggccgtcATTGGCGACCTGGAGCCGATGTACCAGGGTCTACAGGAAGGCCGGGGTGGGACGCGCGAGCAGAAGGTTGCGGAATTG tccgccctcctcgaagATGGCTTcagccgcctcgtcgagctgctcatTTCGCGTGTCAAAGAGACCATGCCGCGCCCGTTCGATCCTGAGCATTTGATAGCATCGGCACCTCAGCCGGTGACGACGTATTACTCGGGTTTGTCGAGTGTCAAGGCGCTCTCGACAGGCCTTGTCGCGCTTGTCGAGCCAGCGCAGCCCACGCCACGCGCCACCGAGATCTTCACCCCGATGTTAGGCAGAGCGATCAACGCGCTGGGTGACATCCGCGGGGACTGGCTGCGCCGTTCCCTCGCCCCGCTCGCGCAtcaggtcgaggaagcgCCGGCCACATGGAACGGACTTGACGGCGACAAGGTTCGCCTCGCCGTGCGCCTGTGGGACGCTTACCTCGTCGCctgcgacgccgaggtggaggtcgcgCGGACCATGCTACctggcgccgccggcgagcGGCTGGTCGACGTGACGATCCCACACGGTGCGGCTCTCCTCTCGTCAACCATGGGCTCCGTCATTTCCTCGTTCAAGCGCAACCTTAGCGACAGCACTTTGATTCTCCTCAACATCTACGATGGCCTCTCCTCACTTGCACCGCGGTATGACGCAGGGATAGCCAGAATCCTCTCCGAAGACGTGCCGGAGGTGCGTACCGCCTTGCGATCCCAGCTGGCCGCGATGCGTGCCCTCGCCCTTCGCTCTTTCcccgagcgcctcgccgacatcCGCGCCCCTCCACGCTCCCCACCAAGTTCGACACAGATCGACGACACGACACACGTGACGCTCACGTACCTCGAACAGCTGCCCGTGTTTGGCAGCCTTGCCGAGACACTGCTCAGGTCGACAGGACACGGGGAACGCGCGTGGCTCATGGGTGGAGCTGCGCCAAGTGGTGCCACCAACGCAcaagaggaaggagggatAGTCAACCTTTACGCCGCGGACGTGCTGGGCACTCTTATTGGCGCCCTCGAGGGACGGGCCAAGGGCATGCGCAAACcggtcggcgcggcgtacctcctcaacaacc tgTCGCACATTAGAAACACCACGTCGTCATTCAATGCCGACATCATCGGTCCGGCGGCGGAAGATATGCTCAATAAACACTTCCGCGAGGCAAAGAA ctcgtACCTCTCTGAATgggcgctcctcgtccagctcctctCGCACACGGCCGAGAAGCGCTTCAACGTCGGCAGCGCCGACAAGCAGAGCACAAAGGAGGCTGCAGCGTCCTTCTtcgaccgcctcgccgagctcgagatggTGTGCCGCCAGCACCCGCTCTCGCGACAGGATCCCGAGTTACGCGAGCGCATGGGgaacgaggtcgccgactTTGTGCGCCAGGGTTACACGGGCTTCTGGACCAAGGCCCATTCCAAGGGGTATGACAAGTACCTCCGCCAGACCCCCGACGAGCTGTCCCGTCGCGTGCAGAACGTCTTCCGATAG